Part of the Streptomyces sp. f51 genome is shown below.
TCGCCTGGGGATACGCCGAGGCACGCCGCGTCCCCCGCGTGCGCCGCCTGGACGTGCAACTCCCGCGGCTGGGTGCCGGGCTGGACGGCACCCGTGTCGTCCTCATCACCGACACCCACTACGGCCCGCTCGACCGCGCCCGCTGGTCGGAGCGGGTGTGCGAGAAGGTCAACACCCTGGAAGCCGACCTGGTCTGCCACACCGGCGACATAGCGGACGGCACCGCCGAGCGCCGTCGTGCCCAGGCCGCCCCGCTCGGCACCGTCGAGGCGACCCGGGCCCGGGTGTACGTCACCGGCAACCACGAGTACTACCGCGAGGCCCAGGGCTGGGTCGACCTGATGGACGAGTTGGGCTGGGAGCCGCTGCGCAACCGCCATGTGCTGCTCGAACGCGGAGGCGACACCCTCGTGGTCGCCGGTGTGGACGACGTCACCGCCGAGTCCTCGGGCCTGGCGGGCCACCGTGCCCACCTCGACGGAGCCCTGGACGGCGCCGACCCCGAGCTGCCCGTCCTTCTCCTGGCGCACCAGCCCAAGTTCATCGACCGGGCGGCGGCCGCGGGGATCGACCTCCAGCTCTCCGGCCACACCCACGGCGGCCAGATCTGGCCCTTCCACCACCTGGTCCGCATCGACCAGCCCACCGTCGCCGGCCTCAGCCGGCACGGCGACCGTACGCTCCTGTACACCAGCCGTGGCACGGGATTCTGGGGCCCGCCGTTCCGCGTCTTCGCCCCCAGCGAGATCACCCTGCTCGTGCTCCGCTCCCCGCAGGCGTCCGTCTCACCGCGGTAGCACCGGGCGCTAGGCGGTCGGCGTCTCCCGGATCACGGCGAAGAGTGCCCGGTCCGTGGGGAGGCCGTCGGCGTCGAACGCGCGGTGCCGGCCGAGGTGTTCGACCCGGCCGCCCGCGCAGTTCTTCTCCAGGTACTCCGTGAGCCAGGCGTCGGGCGTGGGCACCATGCGCGGCAGCCCGAACGACCCGGGCATCTCGTCCTCGCCGCTGTCGAAGAACATCACCTTGCCGGTCCGGGTCCAGAGTTCCCGCAGCAGCTGAGTGGCGGTGTCGAGGCCCAGCTCCCGTACGAGGTGGTGCCACAGGGACAGCAGGAGGGTGCAGTCCGTCGCCGGCAGCAGCCCGACCGTGTCGGGGCGGAACTCGAGACTCATCACCGCCACGTTGGCGAGTCCGTTCCGGCGCACGGCCGTCATCGCCGTCCGGACGCATTTCGGGTCGGCCTCCAGGGCGACGGAGGGTATCCCGCGCTGGCCGAGCCTGATCGGGAAGTAGCCGACGTTCGCGCCCACGTCCAGCGCGCTCTGCACTCCGAGCCGCTCGACCAGGGGTGCCATCGCCGTCCAGCGCGACCCCGTACCGACGGATCGTTTGGCCTTCCGCACGTGCACACCGGGAACCGGCTGATAGACGCCGTCGGGCAGCGCGTCGAGCTTGAGCCGGAACAGATCGATCCCGTCGTCGAGCACGCGGCGCGCCTCGTGCAGGAAGCGAAGCGCGGGGAATCGCTGATGCAGGCGCACCATGCGCGTGGAGCTCTGAGTTCCTGCCAACTGGTCCACGGGTACCTCTGTCGACTGGCGATAGGTGGTCGCTCGAAGTGCCATGCCACAGCAACAAAACCGTACCTTTCACGTCAATCCCCCACAATCGGGCCGAGCCGAACCGAAGCACCTGCGCCCCTGCCCGAGGTGCGGCCCGTTGAGCGGCGGAGGACTCTTGAAGGGACCCTTGAACGGGGGAAGGTTCGGAACGCCCACCGTCCGCGACGCGTGAGGAACTGGCGCCATGCGCATTTCGGGCCCTCGGACCTCGTCGATCCGCGACTCTCTCCAGGTGACGACTCCGGCGCCTCGGGGCGCGTGGCAGCGCCTGGTCGACGAGAGCGACGAGGCACTGATCACCCAGACCCCTGGCTGGCTGGACTGCATCTGCGCGACGGATTCCTACGACGACGCCAGCCGCTTCTACGAGTTCGGCGGTTCGGGCGGCCTCGTCGTGCCGCTGGCCCGCCGACGCGGTTGGCCCGCCCGTCTGATCGCGCAGGACGCCTGGCCCTCCGAGTGGGGTATCGGCGCCCCGGTCGCCACCGAGGCGCCCGCCCCGCGGCACGCGCGTGCCGTCTTCGAGGACCTGGCCCGGCTGCCCGCGAATCGCGTCTCCGTACGGTTCGGGCCGAACGCGGACCCCGTGTGGCGTTCCGCGGTGCCCCCCGCCTTCACGACCCTGCCCCACACGACGTACATCCTGGATCTCGGGGGCGGCTTCGGCGATGTGTGGGGCCAGTTCAAGGGATCGGTCAGAACGGCGGTGCGCAAGGGCGAGAAGGCGGGGGTCGAGGTGGAGGTCGACCGCACCGGGCGCCTGGTGCCGGCCTTCTACGCGCTCTACCAGCACTCGATCGCCCGTTGGGCGCAGCAGGCGAACGAGCCGCTGGCGCTCGCCCGCTGGCGCAGGAACCGGATCGACCCGCTGCGCAAGTTCCAGACCGTCGCCGAGACGTTCGCGGATTCCTGCGCCGTGTGGCTCGCCTCGTACGAGGGCCGGCCCGTGGCGGCCATCATGGTGCTCCACCACGGACCTCACGCCAAGTACTGGCGGAGCGGGATGATCAAGGAACTGGCGCATCCGATCCGCGCCACCACGCTGCTGCACAAGCTCGCCATCGAGGACGCCTGTGCGGCCGGTTGCCGCTTCTACCACTTCGGCGACTCCGCGCCGGACTCCTCGGTGAGCGTCTTCAAGGAACGGCTCGGCGCCCGTGGCCATCCGTCGTTCGGCTACCGCAGGGAGGTGCTTCCCCTGACGGCGGGCGATCAGCTGCTGCGCGGTGCGGTGAAGCGTCTCATCGGCTTCAAGGACGAGTGACGGCCGATCCCATCGGAGCGCCGGACCCGGATGACACCCCGCGCCGCCGGGACCCCGGACCGGGTCTCACCCGACACCCACCGGGACCCCGGACCGGGTCGCACCCGACACCCACCGAGATGCCCGGCCCCGGCGCCCCGCCTAGCATCGGACATGGGCACGTGGGTCCTCGGTCCGCGAGCGTCGTCCTCGCGGGGCCCCTCGCCCGGCGGGAGAGGCCCGTGAACGCACCTGCTCAACTCCTCATCGACACCCCGGCCGGTCTCGCGCAGATCACCACACCGGCTCCACGTGACGTCTGGTGGGAGTTGGCGGGCAAGGACCAGGACACCAACCCCAGCCAGACCCCGTTCTGGCTTGACTGCCTGTGCGCCACCGGGCCGTATCGCGACGCGAGCCGCCTCTACGAGTTCGAGACGGGCCGGCGGCTCGTGCTCCCCCTCGTGGCCCGAAGGCATCTGCC
Proteins encoded:
- a CDS encoding metallophosphoesterase; translation: MTDTSNTRPADSEARERPSRLHRLMRFIPLIAPVLLWAVPCWVLLYSGQHWPLPVTLAGTALFVLGLVGMPLAMVRGHGRRQQDRLAIVGDTLLGASWILFTWSVLLSVLLRLALALAGVGEGQDRARIVTWAVLGVTAVLLAWGYAEARRVPRVRRLDVQLPRLGAGLDGTRVVLITDTHYGPLDRARWSERVCEKVNTLEADLVCHTGDIADGTAERRRAQAAPLGTVEATRARVYVTGNHEYYREAQGWVDLMDELGWEPLRNRHVLLERGGDTLVVAGVDDVTAESSGLAGHRAHLDGALDGADPELPVLLLAHQPKFIDRAAAAGIDLQLSGHTHGGQIWPFHHLVRIDQPTVAGLSRHGDRTLLYTSRGTGFWGPPFRVFAPSEITLLVLRSPQASVSPR
- a CDS encoding GNAT family N-acetyltransferase is translated as MTTPAPRGAWQRLVDESDEALITQTPGWLDCICATDSYDDASRFYEFGGSGGLVVPLARRRGWPARLIAQDAWPSEWGIGAPVATEAPAPRHARAVFEDLARLPANRVSVRFGPNADPVWRSAVPPAFTTLPHTTYILDLGGGFGDVWGQFKGSVRTAVRKGEKAGVEVEVDRTGRLVPAFYALYQHSIARWAQQANEPLALARWRRNRIDPLRKFQTVAETFADSCAVWLASYEGRPVAAIMVLHHGPHAKYWRSGMIKELAHPIRATTLLHKLAIEDACAAGCRFYHFGDSAPDSSVSVFKERLGARGHPSFGYRREVLPLTAGDQLLRGAVKRLIGFKDE